The Pirellulales bacterium sequence ATTGCCAGGCTTTCGGGTGGCGCGAGACGCTTACCGCCGCGCATCACGGGAACTAGCAAAGGCTCCCCCGCGGCGGACGCGGCTTCGGTCGTGACCACGTCGTGGTCGAGCTTGCCCGCGTTGTCGAGCGAGCGATAAATCTGCTTGCGGCCGGGCCAGGTCGCCTTTCCTTCCGAGTGTTTGCGCGTGGGGCGGCCTGCGTATTCGGCCAGCTTGTAGACGAAGTCGAGATACGGGGCGTCGGCCGATACGTCGCTGGCGGTGCCGACGCCAAAAGCGTCGATCGGCGCGGCCGTGGCGATCAGCTCGGCCAGCTTGAACTCGTCGAGGCCGCCACTGGCAAAGATCGTCACGCGATTCAGCCCTCCTTCGTCGAGGATCCGGCGCACGTCGCGGGCATGGGCGGCCAGGTCTCCGCTGTCGATGCGCACGCTGCGCAGCTCGATCCCTTCCCGGGCGAGCACCGGCGCGAGGCGCACACACACGCGAGCGGCCTCTTCGGTGTCGTAGGTGTCGAGGAGATACGTGACCTGCCGCGGCAAGGAGCGGGCAAAGGTCACAAGCGCACTGGCATCGTCACCAATGGCCTGCACCAGCGAATGAGCCATCGTGCCGAAAAGCGGAATCTCGAAATCGCGCCCGGCGGCGACGGTGGCCGTGCCGGCAAAGCCTGCGATATACGCGGCGCGCGCGGCCAGAATGCCCGCCTCGGCGCCGTGCGAGCGGCGAAAACCAAAATCAACGAGCGGCTTTCCTTGCGCGGCCAGCACGGAGCGCACGGCTTTCGAGGCGATCAACGTCTGAAAGTGTACGAGGTTCAAGAGCCGCGACTCGACGAATTGTGCCTGTTCGATCGGCGCCGTGACACGCAACACCGGCTCGTCTGCGAAAAAAATCGTTCCCTCGGGCAGGGCGTCGACGTCGCCGGTGA is a genomic window containing:
- a CDS encoding nicotinate phosphoribosyltransferase, with amino-acid sequence MQPISNALATDLYQLTMLQCYHRAGLRDVAVFDLFVRRLPHSRNFLIAAGLEQALELLESLRFSREELDWLAKCGHLQSEFVERLADWRFTGDVDALPEGTIFFADEPVLRVTAPIEQAQFVESRLLNLVHFQTLIASKAVRSVLAAQGKPLVDFGFRRSHGAEAGILAARAAYIAGFAGTATVAAGRDFEIPLFGTMAHSLVQAIGDDASALVTFARSLPRQVTYLLDTYDTEEAARVCVRLAPVLAREGIELRSVRIDSGDLAAHARDVRRILDEGGLNRVTIFASGGLDEFKLAELIATAAPIDAFGVGTASDVSADAPYLDFVYKLAEYAGRPTRKHSEGKATWPGRKQIYRSLDNAGKLDHDVVTTEAASAAGEPLLVPVMRGGKRLAPPESLAMIRERVATQLKMLPARLRELDEAEPYRVEISPALHALAAEADRQLAALRQAK